The Fulvivirga ligni genome window below encodes:
- a CDS encoding cupin domain-containing protein yields the protein MINLKQKFESIHDYFSPKVVGEINDVYVKLAKIKGEDIPWHNHKDEDEMFYVIEGSLLFEVEGEESFTMKEGDMYIVKKGVNHRVSAEEECKIMLIENKSTAHTGDVQSAVTKSIDQQLTD from the coding sequence ATGATAAACCTTAAACAGAAATTTGAAAGCATTCATGATTACTTCTCTCCCAAAGTGGTGGGAGAAATAAATGATGTTTATGTGAAATTAGCCAAAATCAAGGGTGAAGACATTCCATGGCATAATCATAAGGATGAAGATGAGATGTTCTATGTTATAGAAGGAAGCCTTCTTTTTGAAGTAGAGGGAGAGGAGAGTTTCACCATGAAGGAAGGAGATATGTATATTGTGAAGAAGGGCGTGAATCATCGTGTTTCTGCTGAGGAAGAGTGTAAGATTATGCTCATTGAAAATAAAAGTACCGCACATACTGGCGATGTTCAATCAGCCGTTACCAAATCTATTGATCAACAGCTGACTGACTAA